CAGATGGAGCACCACGTTGGTGGATCCGGCGGTGGCCATGGCGCCGGTGATGGCGTTGAGGATGGCCTGCCGGTTCAGGATGTCCCGAGGCCGGAGTCCCTGCTCCAGGAGCTGCATCACCAGGCGGCCGCATTCCCGGGCCGCCTCTTCCTTCTTGAGGTCCACCGCCGGGATACCGTTGAAGCCCATGGGGGAAATACCCAGCATCTCGAACGCCGTTGACATGGTGTTGGCGGTGAACTGGCCGCCGCACGCCCCCGCGCCGGGACAGGCGTAGTTCTCGATGCCCCTGAGTTCCTCCCGGTCGATGCGTCCCGCATTGTAAGCCCCGATGGCTTCGTAGGCGTCCTGGACCGTGAGCTTACGCCCGTTGTATTCCCCCGGCATGATGGAACCGCTGTAGAGAATCAGGCTGGGGATGTTGAGCCGGGTCAGCGCCATGGCGGCGGCCGGGCTCGTCTTGTCGCATCCCGTGATGGCGACGAGGCCGTCGAAAAGGTGTCCCCGGCAGACCAGTTCGATGGAGTCGGCGATGACCTCCCGGCTGACCAGCGACGATTTCATGCCCTCGGTCCCCATGGCGATCCCGTCGGTCACCGAGATGCTGTTGAATTCGAGCGGAGTTCCGCCGGCGGCCCGAACCCCTTCCTTGACCTTTTCCGCCAGTCTCCGGTGGTTGAAGTTGCAGGGCGTGACCTCGATCCAGCAATGGGCGACTCCGATGAGGGGTTTGGCCAGATCCTGGTCGGTGAAACCGATGGCCTTGAAAAAGGATCGAGCTCCCGCGCGGTCGGGTCCGTCCAGTAGAGTTCGGCTCTGGTGTCTCATATCGAATGGCATGATCCATCGATTATACTCCGATTAATCCTGCTTTCATGGAAGCGGAGAGCACCGGTTCGGAAATTGCAGGCGTGGATGACGTTTTCCAGGTTCTGAAAAAAGGGAGACTGCATGGATTTCGAGAAGCTTCAGCGCCTGATTCGGGGGAAGATCTACCTGGACCAGGAGTCCCGCCGGGACGTGGCCACCGATTTCGGCCGGATCCTGACGAAGACTCCCAAGGCCCTTGTGGCGCCGGAGTCGGTCGAGGACGTGGCCACCGTTGTGGCAACGGCTTCCCGGGCAGGCTGGCCGGTCTCGACCCGCGGAGCTGCCCATTCCCAGAGTGGCCAGTCCCTCTCCCAGGACGGGGTCCTCGTCGATCTGAGTTCGTTGAATGGGATCGGCGCCGTGGAAGGGGAGACGGTGAAGGTCCAGGCGGGCGTCCTGTGGCGCGATCTGGTGGCCTTCACTTCCGAAAGGGGGTTTCTTCCCCCGGTTCTCACCAACAATCTCAACGTGACCGTGGGAGGAACGCTCTCCATGGCCGGCATCGGCGTGTCTTCCCATCGGCATGGCACGCAGGCCCACCAGGTGTTGGAACTTGAGGTCGTGACGGGGGAGGGCCACCGGGTACGCTGCTCTCCGGAGGAGAACTCCGAGCTCTTCTTCTGCACCTTGTGCGGACTGGGCCAGTTCTCGGTCATCGTAAGCGCCCGGCTCCGCCTCCGCCGGGTGGCGCCCAGGGTCCGGACCTTCTATCTTCTCTACGATGACCTCACCGCTCTGATGGCGGACCAGAAGCATCTCGTTTCCCGGCAGCGCTTCGACTACATCGAGTCCTGGGCCTCTCCGTGCGTGCAGGGCTTGAGGCGAATGGGCGGCGTCCGGGTCCCCTTCGCCGAGTGGTTCTTTCCCATGCACCTGACCGTGGAGTTCGATGACGAGGATCCTGGGGAGGAAGAGTTGCTCGATGGCCTGAACTTCTATCGAAAGCTGCAGGTGGAGGATTCCAGCACTCTGGAGTTCGCCCATCGGCTGGAGCCGGTCTTCGAGCTCTGGCGGCAGAGCGGGGCATGGGGCATGTGCCACCCCTGGATGGAGACCATTCTGCCCTGGGATCAGGCCCCGGCCTACATCGGCGGCGTGCTGGCCAACTTTCCCCCGCAGCTCCTGGCCGGCGGCCACGTCCTGATCTGGCCCTGCCGCTTCCAGGGAGACCCGCTTCCCCTGTTCAGGCATCCCCGGG
This is a stretch of genomic DNA from Acidobacteriota bacterium. It encodes these proteins:
- a CDS encoding dihydroxy-acid dehydratase gives rise to the protein MPFDMRHQSRTLLDGPDRAGARSFFKAIGFTDQDLAKPLIGVAHCWIEVTPCNFNHRRLAEKVKEGVRAAGGTPLEFNSISVTDGIAMGTEGMKSSLVSREVIADSIELVCRGHLFDGLVAITGCDKTSPAAAMALTRLNIPSLILYSGSIMPGEYNGRKLTVQDAYEAIGAYNAGRIDREELRGIENYACPGAGACGGQFTANTMSTAFEMLGISPMGFNGIPAVDLKKEEAARECGRLVMQLLEQGLRPRDILNRQAILNAITGAMATAGSTNVVLHLLAIARESDIPLDIDDFDLISRKTPVLADLKPAGRFTAPDMHQAGGMTYVGRLLLEAGLVDGDLPTVTGRTLAQELGRGRAPEGQEVIRP
- a CDS encoding FAD-binding protein, with the translated sequence MDFEKLQRLIRGKIYLDQESRRDVATDFGRILTKTPKALVAPESVEDVATVVATASRAGWPVSTRGAAHSQSGQSLSQDGVLVDLSSLNGIGAVEGETVKVQAGVLWRDLVAFTSERGFLPPVLTNNLNVTVGGTLSMAGIGVSSHRHGTQAHQVLELEVVTGEGHRVRCSPEENSELFFCTLCGLGQFSVIVSARLRLRRVAPRVRTFYLLYDDLTALMADQKHLVSRQRFDYIESWASPCVQGLRRMGGVRVPFAEWFFPMHLTVEFDDEDPGEEELLDGLNFYRKLQVEDSSTLEFAHRLEPVFELWRQSGAWGMCHPWMETILPWDQAPAYIGGVLANFPPQLLAGGHVLIWPCRFQGDPLPLFRHPRGEFILGFGILPAVPRQMLPLARQLLKTASDLSMRVGGKRYLSGWVEFTPEQWKSHFGETWEDLQRWKQFYDPAGILNPGFIPFPERTESPD